AGGCAGTTGACAAAAAGCAAACTGGACAGTGTGAAAATGGGATGCTTAAATTCATTGGTACTAAAAATAAGAATgtgagaaaaagtagaaacaaagtATTACAGTCTTAAAAAAAGCAATCTAGCAGCATTTTTTGAAATTAAAGATACATACTATGTTCTTTAACCCAATAATATAACTGCTAGGGATTtatcaaatagaaataaaatgataacaTATATGTACAAAAATGTCTCATAGCATGATTCATAATTGCTAAAAATATGGAATGAGAACATGCTCATCAGGATGAAAATGGCTAAATGAATTTAAGACGTctctataatggaatattatatggCCATTAAAAATAGCTCAAATGGTATCATTTCATTTGATTCATAGAGGTATGCCTTGTTGAGTGGGTAAAAAGCAAGATGCAAAAACCTGTTATCAGGTTTTTCCATATGTGTAAGACAGTGACCCAAACACCTTCCcccacatatgtgtatgtgtctatgtacacttaggaagagaaagaagagagggtgTATACTCGGTATTTAACCCTGGGTAACTTCTGGAGGGGCAGAGGTGGTGCTGAAACAGGGGgatgagggaagaagggagagccAAGCAAAAAAGACAAGACTGTACTCCCAAAATACCACTTGTGTATCTGtgcacaattatatatatatatctgaatattcagaaaataattttttctgtacATAGAGATGATGTAATACATATAGTTGTACATCTTTGTTCTTGGTGATCTTTCACATCATCCATATAACTCTtgcctcattctttttaatgcctgcaCAGTATTCTATTTTGTCCCAAACTTATTTAACCATTCCTTTACTGATTTGAAGACAGTATATCTCATTTTATGCCTGTTGTCCTTATGTAATCATTAATTGCAtctcctttcattaaaaaaaatatctcattttggatgataaattatgtGGTTTCTCTTATAGTGAGGGGTTATTAGGCTCTTACCAATTTTTTGCTCTTAAAAAATATCAATATGTGCTTCAGTAGACATTTTCATATAGAAATTTTCACATACGTTCATGAAGCTATCCTTAAAGTAAGTTCCTAAAGGTTAACTGCTTGAGCAAAGATAATTTGCATTAGAAATTTGCATACTGCTCTATGATGCACTTCAGGTTTTCCCAGCACATTGTTAGTAAGTGTGAGAGTATTAGATATTCATAAAGATTTTGCCTGATAgttggaaaaaaaagtaaatcgttgttttgatttgcatttctctatgagaagtttgagcatttttttcatgtatttttggtCATTTATCTacatgttttgtcttttttcctttataatgtCAGACAAATCAGTCTAAATGATTTCTGTACCACTGCAACTCTTCACAGTGAAAAGTATCATACTAGAAAATCAATGCATAAATCTCAGTTTTTACACTGattcttaatttataaattagtatcttgaaagaattaaaaatgcgCTAATATAATAACAAGAAATATTCTAAGCATGATTTATACATTgataaaaagttattttgttaatttttttcatggtGTTTTTGGAGTTGAAATAGGAATGTAGCCTAATAGTCGTATACTGAATTACCTCAGAACTATTTATGACATATAACCTTATTGTTTACTTTATACCTTTATTCTACagtattccatttttttctgtaattacaAACTCCTTTGGCTTGTGTAATCATAAGGTGTAATAAATGCATCTTGTTTATGAAATTGACATATTGACAGCCAAAAAGGTTAACTTCACAAATGGACAAGTGATTTATTCCTATGACCTAGTAATAGAACTAATGTAATCAGTCCATGTTCAGCAGTCCACCAGCTTTGTACATGATTCTGTATTTAACTTGCTTTTCTGCGTGGTAGTTAAAAtttgtcctttattttccttattgtaGTATTGTTTTGATAAACGTTTATTTTTTACCTGTTACTGCTAGGCATCAGATATATACTtttgggagaaaaaaagcaaaaattggtGAGGGAAATTCAAAGAATTCTTTTATATGGTCAGACACATTGTcagtttttccctctgttttctctCAGTAGGTTGGAAGTGATTTTTGAAGGTCACTAGATCATACTGTTCCTTTATTAATTGTTTTACCCTGCTGTTTTCAGTGTTAGCACCAATAAAACAGAGCTTTCATATTATAGGACTTTTTTAGAACATAAGCATTTTTGTATAATAAGTGACTAATAAGTTATTTTCTGCTACCCAGCTGGTATCAGTAGATGATTCAGAGAGAAGTGAAAATTCTTCTTAATGGTTTCAAAGTTATTAGTTTTAATCCTAAAAATGAGACTTGATAGTCTTTTTGAACTTATTTCAAATCttggttcagttcaatttaggAAACATTTGACATAAGGACTGGCATTTGTGCTAGAGGCTGGACGTTCGGATACGTGTGAGTCACGATCCGTCTCTGTCCTTAGGGAACGAGTTGGAGGGTGACTAGTCAAAATGTTGCATTGTAGTATATTTTGTATTAAGGaacttttctttttgacttagtattcattggaaatttaagttttattttgttttgcctttttaaaattctagtgaAAAATATAGCCTGAGtatattattactttatttttctaagcAGACTCTATGACCTACTGCTTCAAGATTATAATTAACTATGTTCATTGATATTTAATGTACTACAGATAAATTATTGGTGTAGGAGATTGTGGTAAATATATTGCTATGAGTATCTGCCCAGGAAATGTTATTTTTGGACTTATTTTATTGGAACATATTGCTTTTGCGCAGAATatggcacaggaaaaaaaatcccagttaACTGACTTTATTCAAGATATTGTGTAATTGTGAATATATGTAAAacctttattttgttattttttaagcatGAATAAAAGAGTTAAATCTATTCTAGTTATAATCAGTTATATCTGCtccaatattattttaatttagagTTGTTGGAAGAATTTAGTCCAGTTgttgagagacttgggtttgatgaAAATTTTGTGGATCTAACAGAAATGGTTGAGAAGAGACTAGAGCAGCTTCAGAGTGATGAGCTCTCAGCACTGACTGTGTCGGGCCATGTATACAATAATCAATGTAAGTGGGTTCTTACGCACTCCATTTAGTAACTTAAAGTACCTGCATTTCTTAATGTTCAATCAGTTCAGTGAGTTGACTGTGTCTTTCAAAAGTTCTATGGCTTTTGTTGCCATAGTTCAGCCATCTAAGGTGATTAAAATTAGATATTGTTATTCCATATTAAACAGGCAGAAAATGGTATTTTGATGACATACAGCTCAGTGCTTTGGgcacttttcatttctctgacaCAGTCCTGtgttaaccatttttaagtgtcatACCTCTTTTAGGCCATCCTTAAGTTACAGGAGTTGGCTTCTTGGAGTAATTTTTGGTTTTCGTAAAACCATCTTAAGCAAAATTCTAGGTAGACTAAATTTGCCATTGTTGCCTCTTTGCTTGTTCACTTCTATTCTCCCAGGGCAACAAGAGCCTCCCATGTTAGCCCTTGTGGGAGCTTCCTGGCCTACCTACCGTCCTTTGTATGCTCATATTTAATCAGTTGAAATTCATCTACTTAACAATTGAAGTGCCAGTGACTGATGATATTTCCAGGGCAGTATTGTGTTTGAAAATAAGCTGCAGTCAGCTCCACTGAATATCTCCTTGGGCTGTCAAACATCTAGTGACTGCTGGTGACTTCTAGACCCTACCATGTAGAAGGCAAGCTCTTGTGTTTCTGTATGAGATTTGTCCTGACGTACTTGCTCCTGGGTCTCAGCCTGCCTGTGTTTCCTCTTACTCCCCTTTTCGAGAGCTATTGTGATCAATCTCCAGTCATTCTCCACCTCTCtgatattaaagaagaaaagaggtgGAGCTACAGTtctcttttataagaaaatatgaaGCTTTCACGTGTCCTTTGTATCTGTCCTCTTTTGTCACTTACAAGGTCTGGGTAACAAGAAGGTTCCAGGTGTGTTTCTGTATAATTTTTACAGCAAACTTGGAGTCTACTGGTTAGAACATATTATAGAGACCTTGGCTTTGTGGCCTACGAAGTCTAATTCTTCatgattcttttccctttcacataagattttgttaattttttttaaacctacagAGGAGTTGATGGGACAGTACAGTGAGAATAGTCATTATGCCATTCCTTGTAGATACTCCTTTTGTATCATTTTACACATTTGTTTTATCTTATTGTTTATTGATCATTTGATAGATTGTTGAGCATTTGAAAGTAAATTATAGACATCATGGCACTTCAGATGTAAATACTCCTGAGGATCAGGACTGTGTCATATAACTCTAGTGTCCTTTTCACATCTAAGGAAATTTGTTTCCATATAGCAATTTGCCTATACTTTTAATAAAAGATGTCTTAAACTTTATACAAATCCAAAATTGTTTTTAGTAGCACATACCACTGGTGTGAAAACTTTAAATTCAAATCTTTGAAATGTTAACTATGTCATTAATGTAACATTTTTACTCTTATGCTTACTTCCCAGTAAACATGAGTAAAAGTTCTGGTAGTGCCAGTAGGAATTTTTTATGAGAGATCAATTTTTGTAATCTGTTAATCATTCAGCACTCTCAGTATGTATTTGCTATCACAGGCCTTTGGAATTCGCTTGTGATAGTTGTTTTACAGAATTGCTGTGAAGAGCCAAAGAGCTTAGTTAAGTGTGCAGCAGTGTGGTGGTGTTGAGGGGTAGGGTTGGATATAGATTAAgccctttatcttttaaaaactcatttgttaaaaaacaaacaacgtTTTGACGATGACTTTCAACATCGGCTGTTTTCTGTAGCTGTAAACCCACGTGACACGTTGCATATCAGACTCCTTGTTGGATCTCATATTGCGGCCGAGATGCGGGAAGCCATGTACCAACAGCTGGGTCTCACTGGCTGTGCTGGAGTGGCATCTAACAAATTATTGGCAAAATTAGTTTCTGGCGTCTTTAAACCAAATCAACAAACAGTCTTACTACCTGAAAGTTCTCAAGATCTCATTCATAGTTTGAACCACATAAAGGAAATACCTGGTAagacaaatatatttgaaatacatatattggttttactgtatttcttttaagtttaaatattaTAGTTATGCATAATTAATTCTTATAGAGTCTGTGTACTTGGCTCTTGTGTGTGTGAGTtcctcagtcaggtccaactctttgcaaccccgtggactcccaccaggctcctctgtccctgggattctccaggcaagaacactggagtgagttgctatgccctcttccaagggatcttcccaacccagggactgaacccatgactcctgcactgtgggcagattctttactgtctgaaccgtCAGGAAAGTGTACTTGGCTCTTGGTGAAAACCAAAAGCCCCCCAAAAACCTGACGTTTTCTGGAGAGAATCTATATTAGGAATCTATATACATGAAAGTACTTTTCTAGTTTTACGTGCTTTTATATTGTTTGAATATGATCATGAAAGTTATAACCTGGAAACATACGGTCCTTTATTTTTAGTACCTGGTTCATACTTTAATACTGTACCTTCCTCTAGAGAATGGAATTGGTCTTTCACTAACTCTATTTTGGGATTGTACAGAAAATATTACGGCCACAAAGGACCTTCTCAAGCAGCTGGgtccactttttattttaaagatgaggaaactgattttCTTGAGGGGTTCAATGACCTCTTCATATCATTGGGCAAATTTGTATCTCTGAAGATcaaatgcttatatttttatagattatcaGTAATCTAtgtattaaaattcatttctgtggcattaaattttaagtttggtctcaaaaaaaataacaatggTATCCAAAATTATGGTATCAAAAGATGTGGttgatatatttataatattttaattagctaattttaaagagaaaagctaTTGTAACACTACATGCAGCTCTTTTTGCTTTAGGTATTGGCTATAAAACAGCCAAACGTCTGGAAGCACTGGGCATCAGTAGTGTGCGTGATCTTCAGACCTTTTCATccaaaatattagaaaaggaATTAGGAATTTCAGTTGCTCAGCGTATCCAGAAGCTCAGTTTCGGAGAGGATGACTCTCCTGTGACTCCCTCAGGACCACCTCAGGTATATGAAGATGTTGCTTATTTTAATGGAGTACTGGTGGTCGCATTATTTGAGATAAAGATTTCCAGTTCTACTACTGAATTCTTACCATTCCAACTTGCTTATTAGGTTAGTACGTGATCGTTTTCCTGTGAGAAGGCTACttattatattaaattaataaatattattaaattgaaTCTAAGAATCAGTATTTAAATCTCAAGTTAGCCACTTTGGCTATTGCTTAATTTTAATAGCCTGTATTGTATATAGGAGgcaaaataatttgtaaaaatatcattttcagaGTAGTCTAATGATTTAGGAAGTGGAGAAAGTTTATAATCACCCaggtaactgatttttttttcctgtgagatgataatatatatatattatcccaGAATCATCACCATAAACCTTTCATGTAGGTAGTATTAACGTTTGTTCAtacctttccctccctcccttactCCCTTTTCCTCccgtaattttttttaagatgaagatACTGTATTTTAGAAAgggtaagtaacttgcccaagattaaACTGAGATTCAAGTCCTAGGAAATTAAGAGCCTCACTGTAATCACACATTAAAGCTTGGCATTGGTACTAGAGCTTTGTAATTTTCTTGATTTCCAATGCACTTTCTAGTGGAGTACAACTTGCAGATAAAAAGATGTAATATAAAAGTGAACTGAATGGCTCAAACTAAGCGTAAGAGGTAAAGAAAGTGTTGATTATTTAGTTGACATATACACTGATGATTGGATATGCTTATTTGGGTTTATATTAATACTTACTTGTGCTTCTTTGGTAGTCCTTTAGTGAGGAAGATTCATTTAGATGTTCATCAGAAGTTGAAGCTAAAACTAAGATTGAAGAACTACTTGCTAGTCTTTTGAACAGGTGATTTTTCCATTTTGCCATATCCTCTTACAGATTCTGTGTACAGTGCATGGAAATactatatatttactatatatagactatgtatagtatatatatacacttgatGTTCTTTCTTGGAATTTGCAGATTAACTGGAGACTAAACATGTAAAGATCATCTATCTCTGAACCTCTCTACATTATAAAGTATTACACAGCTAGTAACATATGTCCTTAACTAAATTTAATTCATCTACTTCCACTGGTCTCAATATTAGTAACATTGTGGTTTACTGCGGATCTTAAGCTGCTGATCATTACCTAAGGGAGTTTTGTGGGTATCTCTGGAATCGCTACACTTACAAATTTGTGATGATTGAGGATAGCAAATTGATGGAGAAAGCAGAAGAACCCTTTTATCTCCTGTGCCTCAGACTACAAAGTCAGACGAAGGAATAACTTAATGAGACTGTGTGTGAGCAGTGAGGGTGACTGTGTGTATGCTCAGGGTTACTGGCCTTTAAATACATGAAGAGTGTTAATTGGAATTATGAGTATACAAGTAGCATAGCATAAACTAAAAGACGTTTCGTTTTCTGATGCTCCTTTGCCATCATATATCTATTTCTCAATACTCCATAGGAGAGTGTCACTTCCTTTCCtcccatttctttgatttctcAAAATGGGGTGTTAAGGGTCTAACAGGTTTGGGTAAGTGTGCTTCCGTAATGATGTTAGGATGGCCTCTGTGACTAAAAAAAATCGTTTTTGGATGACTACTCTCAGAAAACTGATAAAGCGAAATTTCCTTCAACTCTGCTGCCACATGCATTGCAGTTCTCATGTCTTGAGCAAGGCCATGCAACTCATCATTCGCTGCACGCAGCTGGCTGACTGTATGACACAGCTTCAGGGATATGACTCAGGCTGAGCCTTCGAGAATGCTGGTGAAACTGGGTCATCTGCTTTGCTTCAGCTAAATGAGACTATTATGAAATACCTAGCTACTGGAAACAGTTCTAGACAAAGGGAAACCACaagaattatacattttataggTTCCCTTATTTGTAGAATCAACCCAGAAATGAGTCCAGATGCCCTAAACCTATGAAATACTATTAACCGTATCTCCTTATCTTTGCTTGGCATGCTCTCTTCTATACAGTGGCTTCTTATTTCAGTGACTGAGGTATATAATGCCATCtagctggcaaaaaaaaaaagtatctgagTATGCGTGACTGTTCTTGGGCATATGATTATTAATACTATAGATATGTAAGAGGTATAAAATCATACGTTGTTTAATCCTTTTTCTAGGTACTGGCCTTAAGATTGCTTAGAGTATAACCCCTTTTTTTGTACGTCTTAATTAGTTACAGGAGCCAAATTATACTCTTTGAATTGCATATTAACTTAACAGAACAAGTTTAGCTGGAAGATGTTTAAACTAGTACCGTTTATAGGAACCAATTGagatattttattatcttaataAAACAGCAGTCAAGAAGTTTTGTGATtaagcaataagaaaaaaatgcttaCTACAAAAATCTAAATATTCTAATTCAAAATCAATTTGATTATGCTTAATACTATTTGTATTTCATGTTTGTGATCTTTTAGTGCATTGGCATACATATAGAAAGTTTTCTACTTTTTAAGCAGATTTTCCACGGCATTAAAACTTTTGCTTTCAACAACAAAAGCAAGATCGTTTGGATGGATCACTTTTTAAGATTCGTGGACGAGTGCTTCCTTTCCTAAATATATTCTATAATTGACCTTTCACATTATTGCTCTAATATGCCATGTAATGGTGATATTACTGACTCCCTTGGATATATTGGAGAAGTGCTTTTTGACaaataatttcattaaatatttgttttctttttgtagtcTTCTTAATGTGTAaaaaatttgtcatttttcatatatttgcttCTGTCAGTAAATGATTCTCAGTTTCTTAAATTTCCTGTTGATTTTAATATGTTACTTTCAGTTATGATTTGGATTTGGATAATAAAATGGCTTGTTATAGTTGtatcttatttctgcttttttcctgATAGCACTCAATTCTGTGTGAGGCCTGAGAGCCTTACATTGAAAATTTCAAGAGTGTTATTATGAAGACTTTATGAAGTTTACTTGAGCTGTTCAGGGACCTGTATTGCCTACTGCCTGAGTATtactatatttataattgttacagtTACTCAGTCTGGCACCTTTAAATAAATGAGGTATAGTcgatcatccaaaaaaaaaacaccaaactttttctaattccttgtttcctctttctctttatttttagagTCTGCCAAGATGGAAGGAAGCCACATACAGTAAGATTAGTAATCCGTCGGTATTCATCTGAGAAGCTCTGTAACCGTGAGAGTCGTCAGTGCCCAATTCCATCTCACATAGTTCAGAAGTTAGGGGCAGGTAACGGACCATTTAGATGGCATTCTGATCATTTCGTTGGCAGGTTgaactcttaaaaaaacaaactttgagTTCGAAAAATGATCCAAAAATGAGTAATCCTCACATGGAGTTAGTGAGCTATTAAgtactttttttctaaaagaaattttCATTAGAAAACTTTTTTTGTTTCAATAGATAATAAAAGTAAATGCCCTGTTGAGAATGCTTCCCAACTCCAAAGAAAACACCAAACTATGATAATTAACTATATGGCATGAGATGATTTCTTTATgagcatttagattgtttccattttttggctgTTCTAAAAAATGGGACTGTGAACGTTTGGGTGCAAGTCATCAGGCAGATATATGCTTTTGTGCGTCTTTGGTAGACTACAAAGCATGGAATTTCTGGGCTGTAAGGTAGTTGAACTCTAAGAAACTGccagattttcttccaaagtaAGTATAACAAGGCAGATATTCAGCAACAGAGTATAGAGGCTTCCAGtttttttcatattctcattTATGTTTTAATACTATCATTTTCTTGACTCATGACTATGTAGTGGtctttcattgttttttcttcttttatggatATTACTTTTGATATCATATCTAAAAATTCTTTGCCCAATGCAGAAATTATAAGTGtttcttatgcttttttttttcagaaattttatacttttaagatttatatttaaatcCACTTAGAATTTTTATGTGTTGTGTAAAGTAAGAGTTTTAgtttattcttttgcatatgaGTATCCACTTGTTCCATAGAATTTGTTAACAGACTTTTCTTTCCCCATTAAATTGCCATGGCATCTTTGTCAAAAACTAACTGACCATAATAAAGTAAGggtttcttttttgcctttcttatcCCATTGATGTGTATGTTTATTCTTATTCCGGTTCCAGCCTGTCTTGATACTTTGttgtaagttttgaaattaggtAGTGTAAGTTCTCTAGCTTTGTTATTTTATGaagttgttttggctattcacgGTCCttgtggaaagattttttttaaaggaattttatttgtttgttatgAGTTTATTCTgattttctattcattttgaGTCCGTTTTGGTAATTTGTATCTTTTCAGAATGTATGCATTTCATCCAGGTTATCTAACTTGTTATCATGAATTGTTAATATTCCCTtgtaattcttttcatttttatagggTCTACAGTGATATCCTGTCTTTCATTCTTGATTTTgataactttttttcctttgtgattctAGTAAGGTTTATCAGTTTTTCATCGTTTCAAAGATTCAGCTTTTGGTGTCAttaatttctcagttttctttctactttgtatttcatttatttctactctgatctttgttatttccttctttctgcttgcTTTAGGTTTAATATGCCTTTTCCTCCTGGGTTCTTAGGATGGGCAGcttactttatgtattttatacttacCTGTGTTCTAATAATTCAGGT
The Ovis aries strain OAR_USU_Benz2616 breed Rambouillet chromosome 23, ARS-UI_Ramb_v3.0, whole genome shotgun sequence genome window above contains:
- the POLI gene encoding DNA polymerase iota isoform X8; translated protein: MEKRGVEPQEAGGGDDDEEADSTRAMERAEAGAPGGWPGALEPDEPDDLPWFHDELEPAGSSSCRVIVHVDLDCFYAQVEMISNPELKDKPLGVQQKYLVVTCNYEARKLGVKKLMSVRDAKEKCPQLVLVNGEDLTRYREMSYKVTELLEEFSPVVERLGFDENFVDLTEMVEKRLEQLQSDELSALTVSGHVYNNQSVNPRDTLHIRLLVGSHIAAEMREAMYQQLGLTGCAGVASNKLLAKLVSGVFKPNQQTVLLPESSQDLIHSLNHIKEIPGIGYKTAKRLEALGISSVRDLQTFSSKILEKELGISVAQRIQKLSFGEDDSPVTPSGPPQSFSEEDSFRCSSEVEAKTKIEELLASLLNRVCQDGRKPHTVRLVIRRYSSEKLCNRESRQCPIPSHIVQKLGAGNYDVMAPMVDILMKLFRNMVNVKMPFHLTLLSVCFCNLKSRNTAKKGTIDYYLTPSLSTTSHTGKRSFWKGNGDKVQEGDFTREAHFRWCNFPTRVPTSS
- the POLI gene encoding DNA polymerase iota isoform X9, with the protein product MEKRGVEPQEAGGGDDDEEADSTRAMERAEAGAPGGWPGALEPDEPDDLPWFHDELEPAGSSSCRVIVHVDLDCFYAQVEMISNPELKDKPLGVQQKYLVVTCNYEARKLGVKKLMSVRDAKEKCPQLVLVNGEDLTRYREMSYKVTELLEEFSPVVERLGFDENFVDLTEMVEKRLEQLQSDELSALTVSGHVYNNQSVNPRDTLHIRLLVGSHIAAEMREAMYQQLGLTGCAGVASNKLLAKLVSGVFKPNQQTVLLPESSQDLIHSLNHIKEIPGIGYKTAKRLEALGISSVRDLQTFSSKILEKELGISVAQRIQKLSFGEDDSPVTPSGPPQSFSEEDSFRCSSEVEAKTKIEELLASLLNRVCQDGRKPHTVRLVIRRYSSEKLCNRESRQCPIPSHIVQKLGAEYVYWMSPSYPVAGHLWAETHL